DNA from Gephyromycinifex aptenodytis:
GACCACGAGCCCCGCCTATCCGAGCTGGCCGTATCGCTGCGCCGCGTCCAGGAGCGCATCGCGGCCGCCTGCACCGACTCTCAGCGTGACCCGAGCCAGGTGAAACTGGTCGTGGTCACCAAATTCTTTCCCGCCAGTGACGTTCTGCACCTGGCCCAGTTGGGTGTCGATGAGGTGGGGGAGAACCGCGACCAGGAAGCCGGCCCGAAGGCGGCGCAGGTGCGCGCAGCGCTGCCCAAGGGGCCGCGTTGGCATTTCATCGGTCAGTTGCAGACCAACAAGGCGGCCTCGGTCGCTTCCTATGCCGATGTCGTGCAGTCCGTGGACCGGGTGCGCCTGGTCAACGCCCTGGAGAAGGGGGCAGCCAAGGCCGGACGCGAGTTGGAAGTGCTCCTGCAGGTCGACCTGGGGCAGGGCGCGGATCAGGGCCGGGGCGGCGCGTTGCCGCAAGAGATTCCGCAGCTTGGCGCCGCGGTGGCCGACTGCGAGTAT
Protein-coding regions in this window:
- a CDS encoding YggS family pyridoxal phosphate-dependent enzyme, which translates into the protein MTDHEPRLSELAVSLRRVQERIAAACTDSQRDPSQVKLVVVTKFFPASDVLHLAQLGVDEVGENRDQEAGPKAAQVRAALPKGPRWHFIGQLQTNKAASVASYADVVQSVDRVRLVNALEKGAAKAGRELEVLLQVDLGQGADQGRGGALPQEIPQLGAAVADCEYLKLAGLMAVAPLGAPARPAFERLAALAHTLQAEHPDARVISAGMSGDLEDAIACGATHLRVGTAILGARPPLR